A single window of Chryseobacterium mulctrae DNA harbors:
- a CDS encoding immunity protein Imm33 domain-containing protein, translated as MEKQLKICMKYSQISDLVELDTLFALGKNFNPNVQINGLRHPRTETLNGWYIWSGEDFNPDDINFFQPSHAYHLLENASFVIPYLGLPAGNRFLVDSKGYEDIWFDENLLNV; from the coding sequence TTGGAAAAACAACTAAAGATTTGCATGAAATATTCTCAAATTTCAGATTTAGTTGAATTAGATACACTATTTGCATTGGGTAAAAATTTTAATCCTAATGTTCAAATAAACGGATTAAGACACCCTCGAACAGAAACTTTAAATGGTTGGTATATATGGTCTGGAGAAGATTTTAACCCTGATGATATTAATTTTTTTCAACCGTCACACGCTTATCATTTATTGGAGAATGCTTCTTTTGTTATACCATATTTAGGACTTCCGGCAGGAAATCGTTTTTTAGTAGATAGCAAAGGTTATGAAGATATTTGGTTTGATGAAAATTTATTAAATGTATAA
- a CDS encoding DUF2314 domain-containing protein, translating to MIKSGFSEYNSVKFKNSEGVYVWLENVKIEEIYYLGNLAENGNSQKILINNVIDWMIIENGRLIGGYTIRHYRDTLDDEAKNNFDIDFGVKIDDGNDFFKPDSSTPEGAIIKIENYYSNNDLKGVISCKDFEMEAKNLLEERGAIITTEIKNKISEALKSSLIETFQSNEFPNFENIERCFTLVEEKQDQRLIEEKVIYQNGNFTFNKLWYGDLKTEIGKF from the coding sequence TTGATTAAAAGTGGATTTTCAGAATATAATTCTGTTAAATTTAAAAATAGTGAAGGCGTTTATGTATGGTTAGAGAATGTGAAAATTGAAGAAATTTATTATTTAGGCAACTTAGCAGAAAATGGCAATTCTCAAAAAATTCTAATAAATAATGTTATTGATTGGATGATTATTGAGAATGGAAGGTTAATCGGTGGCTATACTATTCGTCATTACAGAGATACTCTTGATGATGAAGCAAAAAATAATTTTGATATTGATTTCGGAGTAAAAATTGACGATGGAAATGATTTTTTTAAGCCAGATTCATCAACTCCGGAGGGTGCAATTATTAAAATTGAAAATTATTATTCAAATAACGATTTAAAAGGTGTCATTTCTTGTAAAGATTTTGAAATGGAAGCTAAAAATTTACTGGAGGAAAGAGGCGCAATTATTACCACAGAGATAAAAAATAAAATATCAGAAGCATTAAAATCATCTTTGATTGAAACTTTTCAGTCAAACGAATTTCCAAATTTCGAAAACATAGAAAGGTGTTTTACTCTTGTAGAAGAAAAACAGGATCAGCGATTAATTGAAGAAAAAGTTATCTATCAAAACGGAAATTTCACATTCAATAAATTATGGTATGGCGATCTAAAAACGGAGATTGGAAAGTTTTAA
- a CDS encoding putative toxin: MSEVLKSRDSLTPQEAERRRKNIELANPFKKYGFYPKIATLSKGKYLEVHDIDSIISIGSVRFNRKTRDIVEFREIDLTDPDAQPYLDTAGRWFSPDPLSEEFSSWTPYNFALNNPIKNIDPDGRAPFDWVHNRQTNQVYWNNDATSQATAGANETYLGKSGTYTAYDGTTTALFDNNKAQNNSLLGGLGVMNNLDPLIQAGDLAPGMSLATFGDPNGATISAIPDSRGKTEIQMLVAENPLVQGAAMGLLTGGTFNVARGLFSKATVGTVDAMANARSLGAAGEASVGITEAKTGIQIGGKMRFPDRLTATTLEEVKNVKTQSFTRQLRDYLNYSQQTGRQMILHTRPTTTMTGPLKKAIETGQIIHKTIPQ, encoded by the coding sequence ATGAGTGAAGTTCTGAAATCCAGAGATTCACTCACTCCACAGGAAGCCGAAAGAAGAAGAAAAAATATTGAACTGGCTAACCCTTTCAAAAAATATGGTTTTTATCCTAAAATTGCGACTTTAAGCAAAGGAAAATATTTGGAGGTTCACGATATTGATAGCATTATTAGTATCGGTTCTGTCCGTTTTAATAGAAAAACGAGAGATATTGTTGAGTTCAGGGAAATTGACCTGACTGATCCGGATGCACAGCCGTATCTTGATACGGCAGGACGTTGGTTCTCTCCCGATCCTCTGAGTGAAGAATTTTCAAGCTGGACGCCTTACAATTTTGCTCTTAATAATCCTATTAAAAATATTGATCCAGATGGTAGAGCTCCATTTGATTGGGTGCATAATAGACAGACTAATCAGGTTTATTGGAATAACGACGCCACAAGTCAGGCTACAGCAGGAGCTAATGAAACTTATTTAGGAAAATCAGGAACATATACTGCCTATGATGGCACTACGACTGCATTATTTGATAATAATAAGGCACAAAACAATTCATTATTAGGTGGATTGGGAGTAATGAATAATTTAGATCCTTTGATTCAAGCGGGTGATCTTGCGCCAGGCATGAGCTTGGCTACTTTTGGAGACCCTAATGGTGCGACAATAAGTGCAATTCCTGATTCACGAGGAAAAACAGAAATTCAAATGCTTGTTGCAGAAAATCCTTTGGTTCAGGGAGCTGCAATGGGCTTATTAACAGGAGGAACTTTTAATGTAGCAAGAGGTTTATTCTCAAAAGCAACTGTCGGAACTGTAGACGCTATGGCAAATGCTCGAAGTTTGGGAGCTGCAGGGGAAGCTTCGGTTGGAATTACTGAAGCAAAAACAGGCATTCAAATAGGCGGAAAAATGAGATTTCCAGACCGTCTAACTGCAACAACCTTAGAAGAAGTCAAAAATGTGAAGACTCAGAGTTTTACAAGACAATTGCGTGACTACTTAAATTATTCTCAGCAAACAGGCAGACAAATGATTTTACATACACGTCCTACTACTACAATGACCGGACCTTTAAAAAAAGCTATTGAAACTGGTCAGATAATTCATAAAACTATACCACAATAA
- a CDS encoding P-loop NTPase family protein: MSNKLTELCDLADVIIIPTKAGVLDLLAIKSTIDIIEHSGNENKALIVFNMVKPNTTLTEEIKDQLSDYNVKVSKNMISDLVAFSRSVLINGVEDNNKAQKQIDALTKEVLTIAINN, from the coding sequence TTGTCTAACAAACTTACTGAACTGTGCGATCTTGCAGATGTTATTATTATTCCTACAAAAGCAGGAGTTTTAGACCTTTTGGCAATCAAAAGCACTATTGATATCATTGAACATTCAGGAAACGAAAATAAAGCTCTTATCGTCTTCAATATGGTTAAGCCAAATACAACTTTAACCGAAGAAATAAAAGATCAGTTAAGTGATTACAATGTCAAAGTTTCTAAAAACATGATCTCTGATCTGGTGGCGTTCTCTCGATCTGTTTTAATTAATGGAGTGGAAGATAATAATAAGGCACAAAAACAAATTGATGCTCTGACAAAAGAAGTTTTGACAATCGCAATCAATAATTAA
- a CDS encoding ParA family protein, with product MAKIILTTHQKGGVGKSTLSFNLAVNLKENAKVCIIDLDAQGSLYQVRDLSEVPIFPEEKLKKSRVQILILFLLIHLHICLTNLLNCAILQMLLLFLQKQEF from the coding sequence ATGGCTAAAATTATATTGACTACACATCAAAAAGGAGGAGTAGGAAAATCGACATTATCATTTAATCTTGCTGTAAATCTTAAAGAAAATGCAAAAGTCTGCATTATTGATTTAGATGCACAGGGTTCTTTATATCAGGTTCGGGATTTGTCCGAAGTTCCTATTTTTCCTGAAGAAAAATTAAAGAAATCCAGAGTTCAGATTTTGATTTTGTTTTTATTGATACACCTCCATATTTGTCTAACAAACTTACTGAACTGTGCGATCTTGCAGATGTTATTATTATTCCTACAAAAGCAGGAGTTTTAG
- a CDS encoding RepB family plasmid replication initiator protein, producing the protein MSSFERISDFKIKVLDIARKQISENTDIELDYELKKRGREFYWITLHINSQKFKQLEIDFEKPLNVQKIYIKINYLWT; encoded by the coding sequence ATGAGCAGTTTTGAAAGAATAAGCGACTTTAAAATCAAAGTTCTTGATATCGCCAGAAAACAAATTTCTGAGAATACCGATATTGAATTAGATTATGAACTTAAAAAAAGAGGTCGGGAATTTTACTGGATCACTCTGCATATAAATTCTCAAAAGTTTAAGCAATTGGAAATTGATTTTGAAAAGCCTTTAAATGTTCAAAAAATTTATATCAAAATTAATTACTTATGGACTTAA
- a CDS encoding replication initiation protein — translation MKGTGSFNIKINESAKPYFFDLKNNFTALQLKSVLNCSSKYAKDYMLLLDNGGALEQSVLKIQELKQMLGLIDKKGNEQF, via the coding sequence ATGAAGGGAACAGGTTCTTTTAATATAAAAATCAATGAAAGTGCTAAACCTTACTTCTTTGATCTGAAAAATAATTTCACAGCCTTGCAGTTAAAATCTGTATTAAACTGCTCTTCAAAGTATGCTAAAGATTATATGCTATTGCTCGACAATGGCGGAGCGTTGGAACAAAGCGTTTTGAAAATTCAAGAACTAAAGCAAATGCTTGGATTGATCGACAAAAAAGGGAATGAGCAGTTTTGA
- a CDS encoding replication initiation protein: MELIDSNSSDKLVYQHNVITSGRYDYSACMLDILFMVLSCLEKDKLEYTIHTHDIEEITGRKWNYKQLRDATAEIGSRLFEIETPERYRQLWLFECRLHEGNRFF, translated from the coding sequence ATGGAATTAATTGATTCTAATTCTTCAGATAAACTGGTTTATCAACATAATGTAATAACATCAGGAAGATATGATTATTCTGCCTGTATGCTCGATATTCTTTTTATGGTACTTTCCTGCCTTGAAAAAGATAAATTAGAGTACACCATTCATACACACGATATTGAGGAAATAACAGGACGTAAATGGAACTATAAGCAACTAAGAGATGCAACAGCAGAAATAGGTAGCAGATTATTTGAAATTGAAACTCCTGAAAGATATCGCCAACTTTGGTTATTTGAATGTCGATTACATGAAGGGAACAGGTTCTTTTAA
- a CDS encoding relaxase/mobilization nuclease domain-containing protein — protein MVISASTRNVSSRSIQYQQSDKEQSVEICRNGLSGEKPKELYSEFKEIADLNTRTENKYVTAVISPPKEYSKDLSLEEWGKLAEDYLKKEGIGKNNQYLVHLHQSTDDKHLHIIANRIDYHGKNQVTSHHIGERASKHAEVLSKERDWKTVKEITGEKKAEIKNVLLQEKGQSRSLQDLISRMDRRGYIMQISENAKGLNGARIIPKADININPSALEKITKQGFKLSDIDPKLKIRDIALDIMKSVSKDISRDMGMSL, from the coding sequence ATGGTAATATCTGCCTCTACAAGAAATGTAAGTTCCCGATCTATCCAATACCAACAGAGCGACAAGGAGCAGAGTGTTGAAATCTGCCGTAACGGGCTATCCGGAGAAAAGCCGAAAGAGCTTTATTCTGAGTTTAAGGAAATTGCTGATCTGAACACCAGAACGGAGAATAAATACGTTACTGCGGTGATCTCGCCCCCGAAAGAATACAGTAAGGATTTAAGTCTGGAGGAATGGGGAAAACTGGCAGAAGACTATTTAAAAAAGGAGGGAATAGGTAAGAACAATCAATATTTAGTGCATTTGCACCAAAGTACGGACGATAAACACCTGCATATTATCGCTAACCGTATCGATTATCACGGTAAAAATCAGGTCACGAGCCATCATATTGGAGAAAGAGCATCCAAACATGCTGAAGTATTATCGAAAGAGAGAGATTGGAAAACAGTAAAAGAGATCACCGGAGAGAAGAAAGCGGAAATCAAAAACGTACTTCTTCAGGAAAAAGGGCAAAGCCGGAGCTTGCAGGATCTTATTTCGAGAATGGACAGGCGAGGATATATCATGCAGATCAGCGAGAACGCCAAAGGCTTAAACGGGGCAAGGATCATCCCGAAAGCCGACATTAATATAAATCCTTCAGCATTGGAAAAGATCACCAAACAGGGGTTTAAATTAAGCGATATCGACCCGAAATTAAAGATCAGGGACATTGCACTGGATATCATGAAAAGTGTATCTAAAGATATATCGAGAGACATGGGAATGTCGTTATAA
- a CDS encoding DNA adenine methylase, with amino-acid sequence MAKNNILVAPFLKWVGGKRQIMPSIVNLLPKNIKELQYVEPFIGGGAVLFHLQPKKQL; translated from the coding sequence ATGGCAAAAAATAATATCTTAGTAGCACCATTCTTAAAATGGGTAGGAGGAAAAAGACAAATTATGCCTTCGATCGTTAATTTATTACCTAAAAATATTAAAGAATTACAATATGTAGAACCATTTATTGGTGGTGGAGCAGTTCTCTTTCATTTACAGCCAAAAAAGCAATTATAA